One Strigops habroptila isolate Jane chromosome 19, bStrHab1.2.pri, whole genome shotgun sequence genomic window carries:
- the LOC115617958 gene encoding uncharacterized protein LOC115617958, with amino-acid sequence MRRCRAAALAGLAAVLLAAAGRAQVQQDPSAETTEGTAIRINCSHPNIQSYDFIHWYRQLPGRSPAFLVSVHKGSKEVLDPPGRLSVAADRRSSALWLARPRLGDAAVYYCGQDTRREEPGLRPSTNRRGRGRARVSGARDSSGLARQAALLLRPAPASGPSRPRIPGASSRRGSRAGDPGLLHSRAHLLLWGIWGRGDVPRPLRKERGGVREVEEPSVPRRVSKIPRDLRTPGKDVKALRSQMAP; translated from the coding sequence CAGCTGCGGGCAGAGCCCAGGTGCAGCAGGACCCGTCGGCAGAGACCACCGAGGGCACCGCCATCAGAATTAACTGCTCACACCCCAACATACAGAGTTACGACTTCATCCACTGGTACCGTCAGCTCCCAGGCCGCAGCCCCGCATTCCTCGTGAGCGTTCATAAAGGGTCCAAAGAGGTGCTGGACCCGCCGGGGCGGCTGTCGGTGGCGGCAGACCGCCGGTCCAGCGCCCTGTGGCTCGCCCGGCCCCGGCTCGGCGACGCTGCGGTGTATTACTGCGGCCAGGACACACGGCGAGAGGAGCCGGGGCTGCGGCCGAGCACGAACCGCcgcgggcggggccgggcgcgaGTGTCCGGGGCGCGGGACAGCTCCGGCCTGGCTCGCCAGGCGGCGCTGCTGCTCCGCCCGGCACCGGCATCGGGCCCCTCGAGGCCCCGCATCCCCGGCGCATCCTCCCGACGCGGCTCCCGAGCCGGAGACCCTGGACTGCTGCACAGCAGGGCTCATCTCCTACTCTGGGGCATCTGGGGGAGAGGCGATGTTCCCAGGCCACTGAGGAAAGAGAGGGGAGGCGTGAGAGAAGTAGAAGAGCCTTCTGTTCCCAGAAGAGTTAGCAAGATCCCCAGAGACCTGAGGACCCCAGGGAAAGATGTGAAAGCCCTGCGCTCCCAAATGGCCCCGTAG